The genomic DNA CGCGCGCCGCGCCGCCGGCGCCGAGCACCAGCACCTGCCCGCCGCGCACCCCCGCGCCGGCCTCGCGCAGCGCCAGCAGGAACCCCGGGGCGTCCGTGTTGTGCCCGACGAGCCCCTGCGGGCCGACCACGACGGTGTTCACGGCGCCGATCGCCGCCGCCGCCGCATCGACCCGGTCGAGGTGCCGCAGGACGGCCTCCTTGTACGGGATGGTGACGTTGATCCCCCAGAAGCCCAGCGGCCGGAGCGCGCGCATGACGTCGCGCAGCTCGCCCCGCGCGATCTCGAACGGCAGGTAGCGCGCGTCGAGGCCGAGGCGGCGCAGCGCCGCCTCGTGCATCCGCGGCGAGAGCGAGGCGCGGACGGGATTGCCGATGATGCCGAGCATCCCGGGCTGGCGAAGCTCGATGCGGGACGCCGGCAGCCGGAACCCGGCGCGCCGGGGACTAGCCAAGGATTGCCCTCGAGGCCAGTTCAACGAAGAACGACGGCACGACCCCCGCGACGAGGGTGCCGACCGCGGCGAGCACCACCGCGTAGGCCAGCCAGGAGAACTCGCCCCGACGCTCGACCTCGGCCGTCGTCTCCGGCTCGGGCAGCAGGTACAGGGCGTAGACCACGCGCAGGTAGTAGTACGCGCCGATCGCGCTCCCGAGCAGCGCCACGAGGACGAGGCCCCCGTAGCCGGCCTGCCAGCCCTCGAGGAAGATCCAGAACTTCGCGGGGAAGCCCGCCGTCGGCGGGATGCCGGCCAGCGAGAGGAGGAAGAGCGCGAAGAAGGCCCCCATCGCGGGGCGGCGACGGCCGAACCCGGCCAGGTCGCGCCAGGTCACCTCCGCGCCGGTGGCGCGCTCGAACCAGAGCAGCGTCCCGAAGGCGCCGAGGTTCATGAAGGCGTAGGCCAGCAGGTAGAACGCCAGCGGGCCCGTCGCTGCCGGATTGCGGCCGGTGGCGACGACGGCGACGAGCAGGTAGCCGACGTGCGCGACGCTGGAGTAGGCGAGCATCCGCTTGACACTCTCCTGCGCCAGGGCGGCGAGGTTCCCCCAGAGGATGGTCAGGGCGGCGAGCGACCACCAGACGGGGCCCCAGAGCTGGAACCAGTCGGGGAAGCCGCCGGCGAAGACGCGGGCGGCCACGCCCATCACCGCGATCTTCGGCCCGACGGCCAGGTACCCGGCGACCGGCGTCGGCGCCCCCTCGAGCACGTCGGGCATCCACATCTGGAACGGCGCGGCGCCCATCTTGAAGGCCAGGCCGCAGGCCAGGAAGGCCAGGCCCGCGAGCACGAGCGCGTCCGCCTCGCCGCCGCGCCCCACGCCCGCGAGCGCCCCCAGCGACGTGGACCCGGTGGCCCCGTAGACGAGCGAGAGGCCGTAGAGCAGCAGCGCGGAGGCGAAGAGCCCGGTGATCACGTACTTGAGCGCGCCCTCGGCGCTCGTCTCGCGGAACCAGGTGAAGCCCGCGAGGACGTAGAAGCTCACCGCCATCAGCTCGATGCCGAGGAAGATCAGCACCAGGTCGGTGCCCGAGATCATGACCATCATCCCCACGGCCGCCAGCAGCAGGAGGATCACGTACTCGCCGCCCGCGCGGGAGCGCGCGCCGATCTCCTCGACCGCGATCAGCAGCGAGAGCGCGGCGGCGACGAGGACGGCAACCTTGAACACGGTCGCCAGGGCGTCGCCGGCCCACATCCCGGCGAGCGCGTCGGGCGCCACGGACGCGGCGCCGGGGAGCAGGAAGAATGCGCCCGCAAGGGCGGCGAGGCCGACCGCGGCCTTGAGCCGCAGCCCCTTGGACGGCCAGATGCTCTCGAGCGCGGTCACGAGGAGCGCCGCGGCGAGCAGCAGCAGCTCGGGCGCCAGCGCCGTCGCCATCCCGTTCATCGCGCTCCCTCCCCTTCCGTCCGCGCCGCCGCCATCGCCCTACTGCCAGGCGCGGGAGAGCAGCGCCGGCAGGGCGCTCTCGATCACCGCGAGGAAGGGCCGCGGCGCGACCCCGATCCAGATCGTGAGCGCGACCAGCGGCGCCAGCGCGAGCAGCTCGAGCGCTGTCAGGTCGCCCAGCCCCGCGTACTGCTCGGGCAGCGTGCCGAAGATCACCCGCTGCA from bacterium includes the following:
- a CDS encoding shikimate dehydrogenase; translated protein: MASPRRAGFRLPASRIELRQPGMLGIIGNPVRASLSPRMHEAALRRLGLDARYLPFEIARGELRDVMRALRPLGFWGINVTIPYKEAVLRHLDRVDAAAAAIGAVNTVVVGPQGLVGHNTDAPGFLLALREAGAGVRGGQVLVLGAGGAAR
- a CDS encoding NADH-quinone oxidoreductase subunit N, producing MNGMATALAPELLLLAAALLVTALESIWPSKGLRLKAAVGLAALAGAFFLLPGAASVAPDALAGMWAGDALATVFKVAVLVAAALSLLIAVEEIGARSRAGGEYVILLLLAAVGMMVMISGTDLVLIFLGIELMAVSFYVLAGFTWFRETSAEGALKYVITGLFASALLLYGLSLVYGATGSTSLGALAGVGRGGEADALVLAGLAFLACGLAFKMGAAPFQMWMPDVLEGAPTPVAGYLAVGPKIAVMGVAARVFAGGFPDWFQLWGPVWWSLAALTILWGNLAALAQESVKRMLAYSSVAHVGYLLVAVVATGRNPAATGPLAFYLLAYAFMNLGAFGTLLWFERATGAEVTWRDLAGFGRRRPAMGAFFALFLLSLAGIPPTAGFPAKFWIFLEGWQAGYGGLVLVALLGSAIGAYYYLRVVYALYLLPEPETTAEVERRGEFSWLAYAVVLAAVGTLVAGVVPSFFVELASRAILG